From Thalassococcus sp. S3, one genomic window encodes:
- a CDS encoding ABC transporter ATP-binding protein: MSLVSIRNLSRVFDVSKPWLNRLLERLPKRMLTAVSDVSFDIRENTVYALVGESGSGKSTIGKILVGLLSPSEGRVQIRGVDLATETDAQAVAAVRSDIQMIFQDPYASLNPRWRVGDIIVEPVAARGGDTKGLAARLLKQVGLAPEDAVKFPHEFSGGQRQRIGIARALASEPKLIVCDEPTSALDVSVQAQVLNLMSDLKDDLGLTYLFISHDLTVVRHMADRIGVLYLGRLVEEAEPDALFEGPKHPYTQMLLAAAPRMDSFGRDVPPPQGEIPDPINPPSGCAFHPRCPIAVARCKTERPDLRTLGSGRVACHLADESVELSA, translated from the coding sequence ATGAGCCTTGTCTCCATTCGCAACCTGAGCCGTGTTTTCGACGTGTCCAAACCCTGGCTGAACCGTCTGCTGGAGCGTTTGCCAAAACGCATGCTGACGGCGGTGTCGGATGTCAGTTTCGATATTCGGGAAAACACCGTTTATGCGCTGGTGGGAGAGTCCGGGTCGGGCAAGTCCACGATCGGGAAGATCCTTGTCGGGCTGTTGTCACCCTCGGAAGGTCGCGTACAGATCCGGGGCGTTGACCTGGCAACGGAAACGGATGCTCAGGCAGTTGCCGCTGTCCGGTCGGATATCCAGATGATTTTCCAGGATCCCTATGCCTCGCTTAACCCGCGCTGGCGTGTTGGAGATATCATCGTGGAACCGGTGGCAGCGCGGGGTGGTGACACCAAGGGCCTTGCGGCGCGTTTGTTGAAACAGGTGGGGCTTGCGCCGGAGGACGCGGTGAAGTTCCCGCATGAGTTTTCTGGCGGGCAGCGCCAGCGGATCGGGATCGCCCGGGCGCTTGCGTCCGAGCCGAAATTGATCGTTTGCGACGAGCCCACATCGGCCCTGGACGTGTCGGTGCAGGCGCAGGTGCTTAACCTGATGTCCGATCTCAAGGACGATCTTGGTCTGACCTATCTCTTTATCAGCCACGACCTGACCGTTGTCCGCCATATGGCGGATCGGATCGGTGTTCTTTATCTGGGCCGACTCGTCGAGGAAGCCGAGCCAGACGCGCTTTTTGAGGGACCCAAGCATCCCTATACGCAGATGCTGTTGGCGGCGGCACCACGGATGGACAGCTTTGGCCGCGATGTTCCCCCGCCACAGGGTGAGATCCCGGATCCGATCAATCCGCCGTCAGGTTGTGCATTTCACCCCAGATGTCCAATCGCAGTGGCACGTTGCAAAACCGAAAGACCGGACCTCCGGACCCTAGGATCCGGCCGTGTCGCTTGTCACCTTGCGGACGAGAGTGTCGAGCTAAGCGCCTGA
- a CDS encoding sulfatase-like hydrolase/transferase, whose amino-acid sequence MARAKNILFIMFDQLRWDYLSCAGHPHLETPHIDALAARGVRFSRAYIQSPICGSSRMSTYTGRYVHSHGASWNGIPLKVGEMTMGDHLRALGMGCHLVGKTHMRADADGMARLGIEPDSLIGARVAECGFDVFERDDGMLPEGPDGSYDPDGAKAYSAYLREQGYDSDNPWHDFANSALDNDGNVLSGWFLKNASKPANIEEQHSETPYLTRRGMEFIAQAEGPWCCHLSYIKPHWPYIVPAPYNAMYGRQHILPPVRSEEERDNAHPVLKAFMQTFVGQAFSKDHIRDAVIPAYMGLIKQADDQMGVLFNWLEETGRMEDTMIVLTSDHGDFLGDHWMGEKTFFHDASTRVPLIVYDPSSDADATRGTVCDALVESIDLAPTFIEVAGGDVPSHIVEGRSLLPILHGKQTETDREFVICEYDYSGSPLAETLTETVRDAVMFMVATKDWKLIHCEGGYRPILFDLQNDPDELVDLGDSPDHGEIIDMMYQHLFRWTRRTAQRTTRSDAQMIDMRTNSRGRGVIIGVYDENDAPLELTVKYRGRKAHAFTDRKPKDASGA is encoded by the coding sequence ATGGCGCGCGCAAAGAACATCCTTTTCATCATGTTCGACCAACTGAGATGGGACTATCTGAGTTGCGCCGGACATCCTCACCTTGAGACACCGCATATAGATGCGCTTGCGGCGCGGGGCGTGCGCTTTTCACGTGCCTATATACAGTCGCCGATCTGCGGGTCATCACGCATGTCGACCTATACAGGCCGATACGTGCACAGCCATGGCGCGTCCTGGAACGGAATCCCGCTGAAAGTGGGTGAGATGACCATGGGTGATCACTTGCGCGCGCTGGGAATGGGCTGCCACCTTGTCGGCAAAACCCACATGCGGGCGGATGCGGACGGCATGGCGCGCCTGGGCATCGAGCCCGACAGCCTGATCGGCGCGCGCGTCGCGGAATGCGGTTTCGATGTCTTCGAGCGGGACGACGGCATGCTGCCTGAAGGCCCGGATGGATCCTACGATCCCGACGGCGCCAAGGCCTACAGCGCCTATCTGCGCGAACAGGGGTATGACAGCGACAATCCCTGGCACGACTTCGCGAACTCAGCCCTGGATAATGACGGGAATGTCTTGTCCGGCTGGTTTCTCAAGAACGCGTCAAAGCCCGCCAACATAGAAGAGCAGCACAGTGAGACGCCCTATCTGACACGTCGCGGTATGGAGTTCATCGCACAAGCCGAAGGACCCTGGTGCTGTCATCTGTCGTATATCAAACCGCATTGGCCCTATATCGTGCCTGCGCCTTACAATGCCATGTATGGCCGCCAGCACATCCTGCCACCCGTCCGCAGTGAGGAAGAGCGCGACAACGCCCATCCGGTTCTAAAGGCTTTCATGCAGACCTTTGTCGGGCAGGCCTTCTCAAAGGACCACATCAGGGATGCCGTGATCCCGGCCTATATGGGCCTGATCAAGCAGGCCGACGATCAAATGGGGGTGCTTTTCAACTGGCTGGAGGAGACAGGGCGCATGGAGGACACCATGATCGTTCTGACCTCGGACCACGGTGACTTTCTGGGCGATCACTGGATGGGGGAAAAGACATTCTTCCACGACGCCTCAACCAGGGTCCCCCTGATTGTCTATGACCCGTCTTCCGACGCGGATGCAACCCGTGGAACGGTCTGCGACGCTCTGGTCGAAAGCATCGATCTGGCGCCAACATTCATCGAGGTCGCGGGAGGTGACGTGCCATCCCACATTGTGGAGGGCCGCTCTCTCCTCCCGATCTTGCACGGAAAGCAGACCGAAACAGACCGCGAGTTTGTGATTTGCGAGTACGACTATTCAGGATCGCCCCTCGCGGAGACGCTGACGGAAACCGTGCGCGATGCTGTGATGTTCATGGTCGCGACCAAGGACTGGAAGCTGATCCACTGCGAAGGCGGTTATCGCCCGATCCTGTTCGATCTGCAGAACGATCCGGATGAGCTCGTCGATCTGGGGGACAGCCCCGACCATGGTGAAATCATCGACATGATGTACCAGCATCTTTTTCGATGGACGCGGCGCACCGCGCAACGGACCACACGGTCCGATGCGCAGATGATCGACATGAGAACGAACAGTCGCGGGCGCGGTGTGATCATCGGCGTTTACGATGAGAACGACGCGCCACTGGAGCTTACGGTAAAGTATCGCGGCCGCAAGGCCCACGCTTTCACTGATCGCAAACCCAAGGACGCCTCAGGCGCTTAG
- the bhcR gene encoding HTH-type transcriptional regulator BhcR has product MNDSSSRRARGRPRDWSDKTEQNTIKSLDRALEALQRLAEMGGATLSELAGELDQAPATVYRMLITMEQRGVIEYDAAGQIWHIGPQAFLIGSHFLRRTSLVERARPILRALMEQTGETANLGIEKDGKVLFLSQVETHSSIRAFFPPGTISPMHASGIGKALLAQFMPDRLERYLDAHALSAFTEHTLTDRSDLIADLAHIRDRGFSIDAEERNLGMKCVAAPVFDLHGEASAGLSISGPSSRMDQVSVDDFGAKVRQAADTLTNAIGGSPHTYKLT; this is encoded by the coding sequence ATGAACGATTCATCTTCTCGACGCGCGCGTGGACGACCACGCGATTGGAGCGACAAAACCGAACAAAACACGATCAAGTCCCTTGATCGTGCCCTGGAGGCGCTTCAACGCCTGGCGGAGATGGGCGGCGCCACGTTGTCGGAACTTGCCGGCGAATTGGATCAGGCCCCCGCCACTGTTTACCGCATGCTGATCACGATGGAGCAACGGGGCGTCATCGAGTACGATGCAGCAGGGCAGATCTGGCACATCGGTCCCCAGGCTTTTCTCATTGGATCGCATTTTCTCAGGCGCACCAGTCTGGTCGAGCGCGCCCGCCCGATCCTGCGCGCCCTGATGGAACAGACCGGCGAGACCGCCAATCTCGGCATCGAGAAAGACGGTAAGGTCCTGTTTCTCAGCCAGGTGGAAACACATTCCAGCATCCGCGCCTTTTTCCCGCCCGGAACGATCTCTCCCATGCATGCCTCGGGCATTGGTAAGGCTTTGTTGGCGCAGTTCATGCCAGACCGGCTGGAGCGGTATCTGGACGCACATGCCCTTTCGGCCTTTACCGAACATACGCTGACCGACCGGTCCGACCTGATCGCCGATCTGGCGCATATTCGGGACCGGGGATTTTCCATCGATGCGGAGGAGCGCAACCTGGGCATGAAATGCGTCGCCGCTCCGGTCTTTGATCTGCATGGTGAGGCCAGTGCGGGTCTTTCGATATCGGGTCCATCAAGCCGCATGGACCAAGTCTCCGTCGATGATTTTGGCGCGAAGGTCCGGCAGGCGGCAGATACGTTGACAAACGCGATAGGCGGATCTCCGCACACGTATAAGTTGACCTAA
- the bhcA gene encoding L-aspartate--glyoxylate aminotransferase BhcA, translated as MITQNPAFIPGPTNIPEVVRRACDMPTLDHRSSAFRDILHPALNAVRHVMKAPQAEIFVFPSTGTGGWETALTNTLSPGDRVLAARNGMFSHRWIDMCERHGLDVQVLDVPWGEGLPAQRYEEILTADTQHRIRAILATHNETATGVLSDIAALRAALDTADHPALLLVDGVSSIGSVDFEFEKWGVDIAVAGSQKGFMMPAGLAIVAFSPKAMAAVSQATLPRTFFDVRDMADSYATGGYPYTPAVGLLNGLNVAAHMLLDEGLDNVFARHRRIADGVRAATQAWGLQLCARRPELYSDTVSAIRTPDGFDATRIVNHAAETYGVAFGVGLGEVAGKVFRIGHLGSLTDVMMLSGLATAEMCMVDLGMDIKLGQGVAAAQRVYATGASEPHREAA; from the coding sequence ATGATCACCCAAAACCCGGCCTTCATTCCCGGCCCGACAAACATACCCGAAGTTGTTCGGCGGGCATGCGACATGCCGACCTTGGATCATCGCTCATCGGCTTTTCGGGATATCCTGCACCCGGCACTGAATGCCGTGCGACACGTGATGAAGGCGCCGCAGGCGGAGATTTTCGTGTTCCCCTCAACCGGCACCGGAGGGTGGGAGACCGCCTTGACCAACACGCTCAGCCCTGGTGATCGGGTCTTGGCGGCGCGCAACGGCATGTTTTCGCACCGCTGGATCGATATGTGCGAGCGCCATGGCCTGGATGTGCAGGTTCTCGATGTCCCCTGGGGCGAAGGGTTGCCCGCGCAACGATACGAAGAGATCCTGACCGCAGACACCCAGCATCGTATCAGGGCCATCCTGGCCACCCATAACGAGACCGCCACCGGCGTTCTGTCGGATATCGCAGCGCTGCGCGCGGCGTTGGATACGGCGGATCATCCGGCACTGCTGTTGGTGGACGGTGTAAGCTCCATCGGATCGGTTGATTTCGAGTTTGAGAAATGGGGTGTCGATATCGCCGTTGCGGGCTCGCAAAAGGGCTTCATGATGCCGGCTGGCCTGGCGATTGTCGCCTTCAGCCCGAAAGCAATGGCCGCTGTGTCGCAGGCCACGCTACCGCGCACCTTCTTTGATGTCCGGGATATGGCAGACAGCTATGCGACCGGAGGGTATCCGTACACACCCGCTGTGGGTTTGTTGAACGGCTTGAATGTTGCCGCACACATGCTGCTTGATGAAGGCCTGGACAATGTCTTTGCACGCCATCGGCGTATTGCGGATGGGGTCCGGGCGGCGACACAGGCCTGGGGTCTGCAGCTTTGCGCCCGCAGGCCGGAGCTTTACTCCGACACGGTCAGTGCCATTCGCACGCCCGACGGGTTTGATGCGACCCGGATCGTCAACCACGCCGCCGAGACATATGGTGTCGCCTTCGGCGTCGGCTTGGGAGAGGTCGCTGGCAAGGTCTTTCGCATCGGGCATCTGGGGTCGCTGACCGATGTCATGATGCTTAGCGGCCTTGCGACCGCCGAAATGTGCATGGTGGATCTGGGGATGGATATCAAACTGGGACAAGGCGTTGCGGCGGCCCAGCGTGTCTATGCAACGGGTGCCAGTGAACCTCACAGGGAGGCTGCGTGA
- the bhcB gene encoding beta-hydroxyaspartate dehydratase BhcB, translating into MKDMSDLTLPTYQDMLDAHERIAPHIHRTPVLTSRYFDELTGAELFFKCENFQKAGAFKVRGASNAVFGLRQDQLEWGVATHSSGNHALSLSYAAGRRGVPCTVVMPRTAPEAKKAAVRGYGGRIVECEPSTSSREAVFEEVVAETGAEFVHPYNDPRVIAGQGTCSRELMEQTDGLDMVIAPIGGGGMISGTCLTLSHLAPEVEVIAAEPEQADDAYRSFKAGHIIADDAPQTIADGLKVPLKELTWHFVSNHVADILTASEQEIIEAMKLTWQRMKIVMEPSCAVPLATILKNKERFAGKRVGVIITGGNVDLDRLPWLL; encoded by the coding sequence ATGAAGGATATGTCGGACCTGACCCTTCCAACCTATCAGGATATGCTGGACGCGCACGAGCGGATTGCACCGCATATTCATCGCACGCCGGTTTTGACGTCTCGCTATTTTGATGAGTTGACCGGAGCCGAGCTGTTCTTCAAATGCGAGAACTTCCAGAAGGCGGGCGCGTTCAAGGTGCGCGGGGCATCGAACGCGGTCTTCGGGTTGCGGCAAGACCAGCTAGAGTGGGGCGTGGCGACGCACAGCTCGGGCAATCATGCGCTCTCACTCAGCTATGCCGCAGGGCGACGTGGTGTCCCCTGCACTGTCGTCATGCCACGGACCGCGCCAGAGGCGAAAAAGGCGGCCGTGCGTGGGTACGGTGGACGGATCGTGGAATGTGAACCATCGACATCCAGCCGTGAGGCCGTCTTTGAAGAAGTGGTCGCCGAAACAGGTGCCGAATTTGTTCATCCTTACAATGACCCCCGGGTTATCGCGGGACAGGGGACCTGTTCCCGCGAACTGATGGAACAGACCGATGGCCTTGACATGGTGATCGCCCCGATCGGGGGCGGAGGTATGATTTCGGGCACCTGCCTGACCCTGTCTCATCTGGCGCCAGAGGTAGAGGTCATTGCAGCGGAACCCGAACAGGCCGATGATGCCTATCGCAGCTTCAAGGCCGGACATATCATCGCGGATGATGCGCCGCAGACCATTGCGGACGGGCTGAAGGTCCCGCTCAAAGAGCTGACCTGGCATTTCGTTTCGAACCACGTCGCGGACATCCTGACGGCAAGCGAACAAGAGATCATCGAGGCAATGAAACTGACCTGGCAGCGGATGAAAATCGTGATGGAGCCGAGTTGTGCGGTGCCGCTGGCCACCATTCTGAAAAACAAGGAGCGCTTCGCGGGCAAACGTGTAGGCGTGATTATCACGGGCGGGAATGTCGATCTTGATCGCCTGCCTTGGCTGCTTTGA
- the bhcC gene encoding 3-hydroxy-D-aspartate aldolase BhcC, producing MNAPATFENLEVGFDVPALPGMAEADIQTPCLVLDLDALERNVEKMGQLARQMGVRHRVHGKMHKSVDVALLQEKLGGSCGVCCQKVSEAEVFARGGIKDVLVSNQVRDPAKIDRLARLPKLGARAICCVDDLANVADLSAAAARHGTQIECLVEIDCGAGRCGVTRTSDVVEIAKAIDAAEGLRFAGLQAYQGAMQHLDEYEDRKAKIDVAVAMVRDAVEALKAEGLECDIVGGGGTGSYYFEGNSGVYNELQCGSYAFMDADYGRILDQDGNRIDEGEWENALFILTSVMSHAKADKAIVDAGLKAQSVDSGLPVIFGRTDVEYVKCSDEHGVVADPDGRLKVNDKLRLVPGHCDPTCNVHDWYVGVRDGKVEVVWPVSARGKAY from the coding sequence ATGAACGCACCTGCGACCTTCGAGAACCTAGAGGTTGGTTTTGATGTCCCAGCCCTGCCCGGTATGGCAGAGGCGGATATTCAGACCCCATGCCTTGTCCTCGACCTCGACGCGCTTGAGCGGAACGTCGAGAAGATGGGACAGCTCGCGCGGCAAATGGGCGTGAGGCATCGTGTGCACGGCAAGATGCACAAATCCGTCGACGTGGCGTTGCTGCAGGAAAAACTGGGCGGATCCTGTGGTGTCTGCTGTCAAAAAGTCAGTGAGGCCGAGGTCTTCGCACGCGGGGGCATCAAGGATGTGCTGGTGTCCAACCAGGTGCGCGATCCGGCCAAGATCGACCGGCTGGCGCGCCTGCCCAAGCTGGGCGCCCGGGCGATCTGTTGCGTGGACGATCTGGCGAATGTCGCCGATCTCAGCGCGGCTGCCGCACGGCACGGGACCCAAATCGAATGTCTGGTGGAGATTGACTGCGGAGCAGGGCGCTGCGGTGTGACGCGCACCTCTGATGTTGTCGAGATCGCAAAGGCCATCGACGCGGCAGAAGGGCTGCGCTTTGCAGGTCTGCAGGCCTATCAGGGCGCCATGCAGCATCTTGATGAATACGAAGACCGAAAGGCGAAAATCGATGTGGCGGTTGCCATGGTACGCGATGCGGTCGAGGCGTTGAAAGCCGAAGGTCTGGAATGTGACATCGTCGGGGGAGGTGGCACAGGCTCTTACTATTTCGAGGGTAACTCTGGCGTATACAACGAACTGCAATGCGGCTCGTACGCGTTCATGGATGCGGACTACGGTCGTATTCTGGATCAGGACGGCAATCGCATCGATGAAGGAGAATGGGAAAACGCACTCTTCATCCTGACCTCCGTGATGAGCCATGCAAAGGCGGACAAGGCTATCGTCGATGCCGGGCTCAAGGCACAATCGGTGGACAGCGGTCTGCCCGTCATCTTTGGACGAACGGATGTTGAATACGTGAAATGCTCCGACGAACATGGCGTTGTCGCCGATCCGGACGGTCGACTTAAGGTAAACGACAAGCTGCGCCTTGTTCCGGGCCATTGCGACCCGACCTGCAATGTTCACGATTGGTATGTCGGCGTGCGTGACGGCAAGGTCGAAGTGGTTTGGCCCGTATCCGCCCGAGGTAAAGCCTACTGA
- the bhcD gene encoding iminosuccinate reductase BhcD, translating into MWIVPEATVARLITPEMAFEAVEATFAAMAREDAYNFPVIREAIGHADALYGFKSGFDRAGLHLGLKSGGYWPDNEQKGLTNHQSTVFLFDADTGQCKAAMGGNALTALRTAAASAVSIKHLARADARVLGIIGAGHQSAFQMRAAVQQRSFDKVVGWNLHPETLSRLADTAEELGLPFEAVSLDTLGQEADVIISITSSFAPILNADQVRPGTHLACMGTDTRGKQEVDPALLVRATVFTDEIAQSTSIGEAQHAVAEGILTKDAITEIGAVINGAHPGRRSDDEITLFDGTGVALQDLSAAASVLDLAIAEGVATEAAL; encoded by the coding sequence ATGTGGATCGTACCAGAGGCGACAGTCGCGCGCCTCATCACACCCGAGATGGCTTTTGAGGCTGTCGAAGCGACCTTCGCGGCGATGGCACGCGAGGATGCGTATAATTTTCCCGTCATTCGTGAAGCGATTGGCCATGCCGATGCACTCTATGGCTTTAAATCCGGGTTCGACCGCGCGGGCCTGCATCTTGGGCTGAAATCTGGCGGCTATTGGCCGGATAATGAACAAAAGGGCCTTACCAATCATCAATCCACGGTGTTCCTGTTCGATGCAGATACCGGTCAATGCAAGGCCGCGATGGGGGGCAATGCTTTGACCGCCCTGCGGACCGCCGCCGCCTCGGCCGTGTCTATCAAACATCTGGCGCGCGCGGATGCACGGGTCCTCGGCATCATTGGCGCAGGCCATCAATCGGCATTCCAGATGCGGGCGGCTGTCCAGCAACGCAGTTTCGACAAGGTGGTGGGGTGGAACCTACATCCTGAAACGCTGTCGCGCCTTGCCGACACCGCAGAAGAGCTTGGCCTGCCCTTTGAAGCTGTCAGTCTGGACACGCTCGGGCAAGAGGCCGATGTGATCATATCGATCACGTCGTCCTTCGCGCCCATTCTTAACGCGGATCAGGTGCGCCCCGGCACACATCTGGCCTGCATGGGCACCGATACACGCGGCAAACAGGAGGTCGATCCGGCACTTCTGGTCCGTGCCACGGTCTTCACCGACGAAATTGCGCAATCGACCTCGATCGGAGAGGCCCAGCATGCGGTGGCCGAGGGCATCCTGACCAAAGACGCCATCACCGAAATCGGTGCGGTCATCAACGGGGCACATCCGGGGCGGCGAAGCGATGACGAGATCACCCTGTTTGATGGCACCGGTGTCGCCCTGCAGGATCTGTCTGCGGCCGCTTCGGTGCTGGATCTGGCCATCGCAGAGGGCGTCGCGACAGAGGCGGCCTTGTAG
- a CDS encoding type I glyceraldehyde-3-phosphate dehydrogenase, whose product MTRSVRVAINGLGRIGRTLLRQVMTGVGADRIEVVHVNDVAPLETCAYLFQFDSVFGPYPGEVAASSDALTIDGQRVPFTSLPDISNLDLSGVDILLECTGRAQTREFAERGLRAGAGAVLISGPSQVADITLVMGANEALLKEERIVSNASCTTNALAPLMRSLHALLGVERAHMTTIHCYTGSQPMVDAPRTDLARSRAGALSMVPTTTSATKLIDQILPDLAGRISGAAVRVPTASVSAVDLTIQVMRDVPSDVTGALARMAEASPVIGVTSHPNVSTDMRGRSESVVLTLPETLVLGSRQVRIFGWYDNEWGFSARMLDMARLMNDRLFQTV is encoded by the coding sequence ATGACAAGATCTGTGCGTGTCGCAATCAACGGGCTCGGCCGGATTGGCCGAACCCTTCTGAGACAGGTCATGACAGGCGTGGGTGCGGACCGTATCGAGGTGGTCCATGTCAACGATGTCGCGCCGCTTGAAACCTGCGCTTACCTTTTCCAGTTCGACAGCGTCTTTGGACCCTATCCCGGAGAGGTTGCAGCGTCGAGCGACGCGCTGACGATTGACGGGCAGCGGGTGCCTTTCACATCCTTGCCGGATATCTCGAACCTGGACCTTTCTGGCGTCGACATTTTGCTGGAATGCACCGGAAGGGCGCAGACACGCGAGTTTGCAGAGCGTGGATTGCGCGCGGGCGCAGGCGCTGTGCTGATTTCGGGACCCTCGCAGGTGGCCGACATCACGCTGGTCATGGGCGCGAATGAGGCGCTTTTGAAAGAGGAGCGGATCGTCTCGAACGCATCCTGCACAACCAACGCTCTGGCGCCCCTGATGCGGTCTCTGCACGCGCTGCTCGGGGTGGAGCGTGCCCACATGACGACCATTCATTGCTATACGGGAAGTCAGCCGATGGTTGACGCCCCGCGTACGGATCTCGCGCGAAGCCGCGCGGGTGCCCTTTCCATGGTGCCGACGACCACCAGCGCGACCAAGCTGATTGATCAGATCCTTCCCGATCTGGCCGGGCGCATCTCAGGCGCGGCTGTCCGCGTCCCAACTGCAAGCGTGTCCGCGGTGGATTTGACAATTCAGGTGATGCGCGATGTGCCATCCGATGTAACAGGGGCGCTGGCTCGCATGGCAGAAGCGTCCCCGGTGATCGGCGTCACAAGCCATCCCAATGTTTCGACGGATATGCGGGGACGTTCTGAATCTGTCGTGCTTACCCTGCCCGAAACCCTTGTGCTGGGATCGCGGCAGGTGCGGATTTTCGGGTGGTATGACAACGAATGGGGTTTTTCCGCCCGCATGCTGGATATGGCGCGGCTTATGAACGATCGTTTGTTTCAGACCGTCTGA
- a CDS encoding mannosyl-3-phosphoglycerate phosphatase: MEQVNLVVFTDLDGTLLDHETYSYAPAQPALERLASCRIPLILASSKTAGEMAPIRQAIGFSHAPMICENGGGIVPGGVEGRVDRSGYWRLRDALDRMPPDLRSRFEGFGDMSVARVREVTGLPEADAVLAKERAFTEPGLWSGPGEDSFVEALEAFAITARRGGRFLTLGAGTTKADRLSEITSQYGASFTVALGDAPNDAEMLLAADRGILIPNPHAPDMSDLIEQSEGRIALAEEPGPAGWARALGLLLDELGYQDKGERHG; encoded by the coding sequence ATGGAACAGGTGAATTTGGTCGTTTTCACCGATCTGGATGGAACGCTTCTGGATCATGAGACGTACAGCTATGCGCCAGCGCAGCCGGCTCTTGAGCGGTTGGCCAGTTGCCGCATTCCCTTGATCCTCGCAAGCTCCAAAACCGCCGGAGAGATGGCCCCCATTCGTCAGGCTATCGGGTTCTCGCACGCTCCGATGATTTGTGAAAACGGCGGGGGTATTGTGCCCGGTGGGGTAGAAGGCCGTGTTGACCGCTCCGGCTATTGGCGATTGCGGGACGCATTGGACCGGATGCCCCCCGATCTCCGATCCCGCTTCGAAGGCTTTGGGGATATGAGTGTCGCGCGCGTGCGCGAGGTCACCGGTCTGCCAGAGGCGGACGCCGTGCTGGCCAAGGAGCGCGCGTTCACGGAGCCGGGATTGTGGAGCGGACCCGGAGAGGACAGCTTTGTCGAAGCTCTTGAGGCATTCGCGATCACAGCCCGACGCGGCGGGCGCTTTCTGACCCTTGGCGCAGGCACGACGAAGGCGGATCGCCTGAGCGAGATCACCTCTCAATACGGCGCATCCTTCACGGTGGCGCTGGGCGATGCACCGAATGACGCTGAAATGCTGTTGGCGGCCGATCGTGGTATTCTTATTCCAAACCCGCACGCGCCGGACATGTCGGATCTGATCGAGCAGTCCGAAGGACGTATTGCTTTGGCGGAGGAGCCGGGACCGGCAGGCTGGGCCCGTGCGCTGGGCCTGCTGCTGGATGAGCTGGGATATCAAGACAAAGGAGAGCGGCATGGCTGA